Proteins encoded in a region of the Rutidosis leptorrhynchoides isolate AG116_Rl617_1_P2 chromosome 9, CSIRO_AGI_Rlap_v1, whole genome shotgun sequence genome:
- the LOC139866947 gene encoding GATA transcription factor 12-like, which produces MGSYFGTGDCYFEQQFTVDDLLVDFPIDDDDSVINNDSFFNSTASNSPGSGNETQFSGNMSSYSLSDSQFSGGELCVPYDELAELEWLSTLAEESFSTDDLNNLRLISPVNKSPSTDTSSSDTNKTSFGSNRINSPIFQNDVLVPGKVRSKRSRAAPCDWSSRIFHVKTTSPAAEIKLENKPDSSRSGSENAVRRCLHCGSDKTPQWRRGPMGPKTLCNACGVRFKSGRLVPEYRPAASPSFVPAKHSNSHRKVMELRRQMELRNAQQQMITNHGSNFDGCDDYLIHSQMGPNFMHMN; this is translated from the exons ATGGGAAGCTATTTCGGCACCGGAGATTGCTATTTTGAACAACAGTTCACCGTCGATGACCTTCTCGTTGACTTCCCTATCGACGACGATGATTCCGTCATCAACAACGATTCATTTTTCAATTCAACTGCTTCTAATTCACCCGGCTCCGGTAACGAAACTCAATTTTCCGGTAACATGAGCTCTTATAGCCTCTCTGACTCTCAATTCTCAGGCGGTGAACTCTGCGTTCCG TATGATGAATTAGCTGAGCTGGAATGGCTATCGACTCTCGCCGAAGAATCGTTTTCAACCGACGATTTGAATAATCTCCGGTTAATCTCCCCCGTCAATAAATCTCCGTCGACTGACACGTCATCTTCCGATACAAATAAAACCTCGTTCGGTAGTAACAGAATTAACTCACCAATTTTTCAAAATGACGTTTTAGTCCCTGGTAAAGTACGTAGCAAACGGTCACGTGCCGCCCCGTGCGATTGGTCGTCACGAATTTTTCATGTTAAAACGACGTCGCCGGCTGCAGAAATTAAGCTGGAAAATAAACCGGACAGTTCACGTTCCGGTTCAGAGAATGCAGTTCGGAGATGCTTGCATTGCGGTTCGGATAAAACACCTCAGTGGCGAAGGGGACCAATGGGACCCAAAACATTATGTAACGCATGTGGAGTTCGTTTCAAGTCGGGTCGGTTAGTACCAGAATACCGACCCGCTGCTAGTCCATCGTTTGTACCAGCAAAACACTCGAATTCGCACCGGAAAGTCATGGAGCTCCGAAGACAAATGGAGCTCCGAAATGCACAGCAACAGATGATTACTAATCATGGGTCAAATTTTGATGGATGTGATGATTACTTGATTCATAGTCAAATGGGTCCGAATTTCATGCACATGAATTAA